GCCGCTCCATTTGCGCAGAGCTCAACAGGCTCCCCGTTCATTCCGGCAATCCGGCCATCCGATAACCTTCAGCCAAGCGCTGGATCGTCTCCATGTCGCGGGCGGGTTGTGCAGCGGACCAGTGAGCAATCGTGAAGTTCGGTGTCGTCGCGATGAAAAGAGCTGCCTCACGCATTGCCTCGTCTCTGCGGCCGAGCACATACTTGGACGGCTGCGTGTTCAGTCCGATGATCGAGCCTGCCGTTAGCTGGGCGATAGGGAATAATTCGAAACGCCCTTGTGTCTTACTATACCCAGTCGGCGACGTTTTGCTGAGGACCACGATCATGAATTCTCGCAGAGTTCCGCTCGTTCTTGGTGTTCCGGGGGTCATTTTGCTCGGAGCGATCACGGCAGGTTGCCTCGCCGCGACCGCCCAAAGTACCGCAACGGCGCCGACGAACGGCGGCTACGGCCCTCATCCGACGCTTCCGAAACCGAAACCCACACTGATCCCGACGATCAACATCGCCCAAGCAAAAGGGTGGAACGGCGGCGCGAGGCCAAAGCCGGCGAAGGGCCTGAAGGTCAACGCCTTTGCGAAGGGCCTCGATCATCCGCGCTGGATTCATGTCTTGCCGAACGGCGACGTGCTTGTGGCCGAGACAAACGCGCCCGCCAAGAAGGACAGCGGCTTCAGCCTGCGCAAGGTCTTCATGGCGCAGGCCATGAAGCGGGCGGGCGCGGCGACGGAGAGCGCCAACCGCATTGCGCTTTTGCGGGACACGGATGGCGATGGTGTTGCCGATCTGCGCAGACCCTTCATCGAGGGGCTCAATTCGCCGTTCGGTATGGCGCTCGTCAACGGAAAGCTTTACGTTGCCAATACCGACGCCGTCGTCGCCTATTCTTATTCCTCCGGTCAAACCCGGATAACGGCGGCGCCGCAAAAGGTCGTCGACCTGCCGGCCGGAGACATCAATCACCACTGGACCAAGGATCTGATCGCCGGGCGCGACGGTGGGAAGCTCTACGTTACCGTCGGATCTAACAGCAATGTCGGCGAGAATGGCATTGCGGCGGAGAAAAACCGTGCCGCGGTGCTGGAAGTAGATCCCGCCCGCCACAAAACACGGATTTTCGCTTCGGGCTTACGAAACCCCAACGGACTTGCCTGGAATCCGCACAGCGGCAGGCTCTGGGTGGTCGTCAATGAGCGCGACGAGATCGGTGACGACCTCGTGCCGGATTACATGACTTCGTTGCGTCAGGGCGGCTTCTATGGCTGGCCCTTCAGTTACTTCGGCCAGAATATTGACATCCGCGCAAAGCCGCCGCGCCCGGATCTCGTCGCCAAAGCAATCAAGCCCGACTATGCGCTCGGCTCCCACACTGCCTCCCTGGGATTAACCTTCGACAAGGAATCATCCCTTCCTTCCCCGTACCGCGGCGGCGCCTTCGTTGGCCAGCACGGTTCATGGAACCGAAGCGTGCACAGCGGCTACAAAGTGATCTTCGTGCAGTTTCGCAACGGCCAACCAGCCGGCCGGCCGAAGGACATTCTCACGGGCTTCATCGGCGCTGGCGATACGGCCATGGGCCGCCCGGTCGGGGTGACTTTCGACAAGACGGGCGCCTTGCTCGTCGCCGACGACGTGGGCAACGTCATCTGGCGGGTAACATCCGCCCAACGCGGGGAATGAGACAACCTTCTGCGCGGATTTCTGTCGTGAGCGTCTCCTTCCGAAAGGCAGGGAACAACTTTCAAAAACAGCAGTTCTCCAGTCCAAGGAGGAATGAAAATGGGTACCCTTGATATGCGTCTATCTCCCTCATTGCCAGCGACAAGGTGGTGGGGACGTACGTCTACGACAGGACCGGCAATCACATAGGATCTATCGAGAAGATCATTCTCGAAAAGCGTGGTGGACGCGTTGCCTATGCTGTGCTGAGCTTCGGCGGTCTTTTGGGAATTGGAGATGACCACTATCCCCTTCCGTGGGACGTACTCGACTATAATCCCGGCCTCGGCGGCTTCCAGGTAAGCATCACAAAGGATCAACTCGAGGGAGCACCAAGATATCCGCGAGACCAGGATTTTGATTGGAGTGCCGAGAGAGGCCGACAGGTTTACGACTACTATGGGATTGAGCCCTATTGGGTGTAATTCAAAAAAGTCTAAACAGTGTCTGTCGGATTTGCGATAGATCGAACCAACTCAACTGCTACGACTCATAACATTCGGAGAGAAAAAAACCGACATGGCTTGGGTCGTCTTGCAGGGCACGTCGGCGAAACTGCACAGACCAAGGCTCGCCAAATCACGCATGGATCGAGACATTCTTGGCTCCCGGCGGACCTTCTTCGCTCGGGTTCATTCTCAGTAACTCGTACGACGCGATTATCGAGACCATCTGTGTCGTTGAGTCGATTTGTTGTCATTGGGATGGAACAGGAGCGCGCCAGCGTTGTTCTGCGGCAACAAGGAGGAATCATCACCATGGCAGAAGATCGATATGAACGTGAGGAACGGTATGGCCGTGACTACGAGGCTGAACGAGACGGTTACCGCAGACCGGAAAAGCGCAGCCATCAACGCCCGTTGTCGGGTCAAGGACGAGCCCGCCCGGAGACCGATTTCGAGCGCGGCAGTCCCGAGGCTTGGAGCACCGACGATCTAGGCTACACCGAGCGCGCAGATCGGGCTGGCTACGGCCAGCGTCGACGCTACTCCGCCAATGAGGATAGCTACGCGCGAAGCGGTCGCGGTTACGACGAAGAACGTGGATTTCTCGAAAAGGCGGGAGACGAGGTTGCGTCCTGGCTCGGCGACGAGGATGCGGAATATCGCCGTCGGATGGACCAGTTTCGCGGCAAGGGCCCACGCGGATACAAGCGTTCCGACGAACGCATCAGAGACGATGTCAACGATCGGTTGACGGATGACGGGTGGCTGGATGCTTCCGATATCGAGGTTGTGGTTTCGAGCGGCGAGGTGACGCTCACCGGGCTGGTATCGTCACGCCAGGATAAGCGGCGTGCGGAAGACTGCGCCGACGCCGTCACTGGCGTCTCGCATGTCCAAAACAATTTGCGGGTCCGCACCACGGATACGACTACTGGTATTGGCGAGCTTTAGCGACAACGGCAGGCAAACGGACGGGAACAGATGTCGTCTCATCAGATGGCGATGAGACGATCTTCTAGGATTGTCGGATGCGGATTTTGTTCCCGCTTTCGCGGTGCGCCCTGTGACGAAACATCTGTCGATTGCTACTCCAAGCGTAACGCCATTATGAGTTCGTCGATTTCCGTGTCGTGGCCCAATAGGCCGTTTGGAATACGCCCAACCCTTACGAACCCGTGGCGTTCGTAGAAGCGGATCGCCATTCCGGGAACGCCGACGGCGAACAACGATCGAGCGCGGTCAGATTTTTATCAATTCGAGGTAACTTGCCTTGGCGACGGCGTGATGGCTGGTAGAGGCTCCGAGCTTGAGCTTTGCCGAACGCAGGTACAACTTCACCGCATTTTCCGAAATGCCCAGGTTCGCTGCTATCTGCTTGGAAATCCGACCTGTTCCCAGCAGCTGCAGGCACTGGCATTCGCGTTTAGAGAGGTCCGATAACGACCGACTTCTCGAAGTGCAGCGGTAGAAAGCATCGTCTCATGAAGGAAGTGAGAAAGGATCTGCAGCTCGTGGATGCTCGAAGCGCGTTGCCTTAACCAATTGCGCTTGGATAGGTTTGAGGTCACGGAAAAGAGACTGCGTTCGCCTCTCGGGCCACGGATGGGGATCGTTAGGCCGTGGGGGCGATGTCGTAGGAACGCGCTTTTTCGAACATACGGGAGGTTAGTGTTGGCCGCTGATCAAGAGACGACCAATCCACCGGGAAGAATCCCGAGCGAACGACGTCAACAACCGGATCTATGTCGAAATAGCACTTGTCGACGTAGATCTCCGTCCACTTATCCGAACAGGTCGTGCAGTAATACGGATATAAGGCTGAGGTTCCTCCGCTGCAAACCAAGAGGAAGGTCATCTGCGACAAGCCGTACCGCTTGCGAAGTTCGCCCAGCAGAGGGTTGAAGATCTTCCGCACAACTGGCTGCCCGTAGCTTCCTCAAGGACAATGACAGTCTGCGGTTATCGACCATCGGGGAATACTCCAGTGTCCCGCCCATTTGGACCTGTGTTCCCGAACCGAACTTTCAGATCTCAGAACAGATCCTAATGGAGGCGCTTGGGCAGCGGAACTGCAGGAAATACAGGTAGCAGATGCGGGGCGCACCTGAAACTGCAGACTCCAGTTCCGTCAAAGGCACGTAGCGCGGGTAACAATCGACTGCGATCGGCGGCGGTACGAGCAGACTTGGCCGCCGTTCGGAAAGAACACAAGTCGTTTAAGCGGCTCCTCAATGAAGGGCGTGACAGTCCGATTGGGCTCTGCTTTAATTAGAGACGCCTTAAAGGTAATGGCTGACGGCAAGGCATGAGCGCGAGCGGAGTGAATCAGCTGGCTTTGAAACCCTCTCCTTGCGGCTGGTGATGGACTGGAGATGGACCGGGAGTTGTCGCGATTTGGACATCACTCTGGCACATCAAAAAGGGTTTTGAGGAAACAGTCTTGAGCCGTTCTTGCCGGAACGCACCCGCGACCTAGTTTCCGAAAGTCGGAAGAGAGGAGCTTCTAATGAATGACCACAAGGATCAGCGCGGCTCGATTGATGAGATGCCTAGTGCAATGGCACTTCAAGACATTTCGTTGAAGCTGCGAAAACTGGCGGATGAGCTGGCGGATCTGAAGGATCGCGCGACTGAAGAAGTTGGCGCTGACGGCTCGTCGGACGAATTGCTCCCCGAAGCCTGAGCCATGGCCCGCAAACTCTTCATAACGGACTTTGGTTAACTTTCAGAACCGAACGAAATGTCGGAGTTGACTGATGGGCTATGACTGGAATGGCGCTCGCTGGCGGCGGATGAGAGTGGCGCGATATGGCACGGCGGTAGCTTTGGCAGGATTGCTCGTAGCCGTTGCCAGCAGGGTCGTCATCAATGCACTTTGATTGTATTGGCTTACGGCGGCGATTGCACGGGGATGCCCCATCGAGACGCGATGTCGGGTTCGTCTTTCCATTTTCAAAAAAAGGGGCCAGGTGGCAACGATGTTGCCAAGGATGACATTCGCGTTTCCGGATCTAGTGGAACCTTGGACCGTGAGCTCGGTTTATGAGAGACAAACGCGACAGGAGAGTTCCATGGCCAGCTATCTCGACAACAAAAAAACCAAACAACACGACGCCGCGCCAATTCCCGCGGTCCGAGCCCGCCAAGGTTTTCTTGGCGTTCCGGTTCTCGCTGTGCTTGTCGGTGGACTTGTTCTTGCCATGGTCGCATGGGGCATAGCGGGTCTTTACGGTGAAGGTATCGACGATGACGCCGCGACCGCCCCAGAACAGGTCACAACGGAAAAACCAGCAGTAACTCCGAGCAACCAAGGCGTCGTCGACAACAATTCTTCAGAAAATGGGAGCGCGCAAACTGCCCCTGTCGATCGCGATCCGACCGCCGAGTCTGGAACTGGTGGTCCGTCAGAGATCAGGACGCCAACCGGAACCGAGAAGACCAAGTAGGTCCCGCGACTAAAGCAATGCAACCATTATAGCGATGGTCAACATAGCGAACGCGACCAGGCCGGTATTGAGCAAATGAGCTCGGCTTCGATTGGTTTTGAAGGTACGAGACATGACCTGACCTCACCATTCAAGGAGAAACGCGGGCCGTCCTTAATGGTTCAGGTGTCTTTTGAGCCATTGTTTCGCCGAGCCTGGCATAACGGTCGCGGAAACATACCGACATGGTGTTCGCGGGTGTAATGCGATGCGTCGCCAGGTGCTTATCGCGTGAAATTTAGCAGCGTTCGATGTATTTTTTCAACTCGCACGAGAGGGGACGGACTTGCGTCGCCGCTTTTCTTGTTCAAGGATGGCGCGGTCCCAGCATGGTTCGTGAGAGTGAATATGTCTTCTAATTCTTGTGTTGAAGCGTCGCGTGGTGAAGCCGTGCCCCCGGTAGGCGATTGTCCCGAGGGACCGGATGCTGGCGCTCTTCTCGCTGCAATCGTAGAATCCTCTGATGATGCAATAGTCAGCAAGAGCCTGCAGGGGATTATCACGAGCTGGAATCAAGGAGCTCAACGGCTATTCGGCTATAGCGCCGATGAGGTCATTGGCAAACCGGTCACCATTCTTATTCCCACCGATCGGCTGGATGAGGAGCCTGCTATTCTGGCTCGACTTCAGGCGGGAGAACGTGTCGATCACTTTGAAACAATTAGACGTCGCAAGGACGGTACTTTGCTCGACATTTCGCTGACGGTTTCACCTATCCGTAATACGCAAGGCAAGATCGTCGGGGCCTCCAAGATCGCGCGGGATATCACCGAGCGTAAACGTCATGCCGAACAACAATCCCTGCTGCTCCGCGAAATGCATCATCGGGTGAAGAACCTGTTTGCCTTGGCGGGTGGATTGGTGACCCTTGCAGCAAAGAATGCTGAGACGCCCTCCGAACTTGCACACGGGTTGAGGGAGCGATTGAATGCCTTGGCCAAGGCACATGAGATCACCTTGCCTAATCTCCAAATGGACAGCGTCCCTGCG
Above is a genomic segment from Ensifer canadensis containing:
- a CDS encoding PQQ-dependent sugar dehydrogenase produces the protein MNSRRVPLVLGVPGVILLGAITAGCLAATAQSTATAPTNGGYGPHPTLPKPKPTLIPTINIAQAKGWNGGARPKPAKGLKVNAFAKGLDHPRWIHVLPNGDVLVAETNAPAKKDSGFSLRKVFMAQAMKRAGAATESANRIALLRDTDGDGVADLRRPFIEGLNSPFGMALVNGKLYVANTDAVVAYSYSSGQTRITAAPQKVVDLPAGDINHHWTKDLIAGRDGGKLYVTVGSNSNVGENGIAAEKNRAAVLEVDPARHKTRIFASGLRNPNGLAWNPHSGRLWVVVNERDEIGDDLVPDYMTSLRQGGFYGWPFSYFGQNIDIRAKPPRPDLVAKAIKPDYALGSHTASLGLTFDKESSLPSPYRGGAFVGQHGSWNRSVHSGYKVIFVQFRNGQPAGRPKDILTGFIGAGDTAMGRPVGVTFDKTGALLVADDVGNVIWRVTSAQRGE
- a CDS encoding PRC-barrel domain-containing protein, which produces MSLIASDKVVGTYVYDRTGNHIGSIEKIILEKRGGRVAYAVLSFGGLLGIGDDHYPLPWDVLDYNPGLGGFQVSITKDQLEGAPRYPRDQDFDWSAERGRQVYDYYGIEPYWV
- a CDS encoding BON domain-containing protein, encoding MAEDRYEREERYGRDYEAERDGYRRPEKRSHQRPLSGQGRARPETDFERGSPEAWSTDDLGYTERADRAGYGQRRRYSANEDSYARSGRGYDEERGFLEKAGDEVASWLGDEDAEYRRRMDQFRGKGPRGYKRSDERIRDDVNDRLTDDGWLDASDIEVVVSSGEVTLTGLVSSRQDKRRAEDCADAVTGVSHVQNNLRVRTTDTTTGIGEL
- a CDS encoding LuxR C-terminal-related transcriptional regulator; translation: MQLLGTGRISKQIAANLGISENAVKLYLRSAKLKLGASTSHHAVAKASYLELIKI
- a CDS encoding autoinducer binding domain-containing protein, whose product is MTFLLVCSGGTSALYPYYCTTCSDKWTEIYVDKCYFDIDPVVDVVRSGFFPVDWSSLDQRPTLTSRMFEKARSYDIAPTA
- a CDS encoding PAS domain S-box protein; this translates as MSSNSCVEASRGEAVPPVGDCPEGPDAGALLAAIVESSDDAIVSKSLQGIITSWNQGAQRLFGYSADEVIGKPVTILIPTDRLDEEPAILARLQAGERVDHFETIRRRKDGTLLDISLTVSPIRNTQGKIVGASKIARDITERKRHAEQQSLLLREMHHRVKNLFALAGGLVTLAAKNAETPSELAHGLRERLNALAKAHEITLPNLQMDSVPAQHTTTLFRLLQTLTAPYQEGARPRCVMSGLDVEISAGSLTSLSLLLHEFMTNAVKYGAFSADTGDISVESELHSGTLHLTWRESGGPPVSPPDAELGTQGFGSRLETVLRTNLKCQIMREWHREGIVIRALFPIAVINDINTI